CCGCTGGTACTGACCAGATCGTTGAGATTGATCCGGCCGTCGAGTGCGGTGATGTTGATAGAGACCCAACCGTTACCCCCTACCGGATAATTGCTGACACCCCGTGCCCACAGCTCTTCATCGCTGTCGTAACCGTTGTCGTCATCCGCCAGAATCATCTGACCAACCTGAATCCCGCCCTTGGCCAGATAGTAGGCACGGGTGGTGTCGCGATAGGTTTCCGCCAGGCGCAGATCCACCAGCGTGGAAAAAGAGAGTTCACTGAGCAACGCTGCCAGCAGGGCGGTAATGGCCAGAACCAGCAGCAAGGCCATGCCGCTTTCATTGTTGCGTGGGTCTTTTGCATAAGACTGAGGCCTGGTCATCGTTCCACCTTGGGCATGGTCAGGTCAAAGGCTGTCATCAGTTCGACATCCTGGCCGGTAGCGCTGTGGACGACAATCTGCATCTCCACGGTCTGTGGCAGGGTGCGTGTTATGCTGCTGTCCCATTCATCCTGCCAATCGTTGCCGTCATAGAACCGCCAGCTAATGCGTGTAATCTGGTTACTCATCCGTTGCCGCCGTGCCACCTCGTCAGTCATATACAAGGGCTGGGCACTGCGGTAGAGCGTACCGACGCTTTGACCCAGATCGGTCTCCAACGCATAGCGGACGTGGCTGACGCCGCCGGGCGTATGGCCCGTCGTCAAAACCGAGGTGGAGGCAAACTCCAGATACGGCTGGCCGAGGCTGTCTATGCCGCTGCTGAAGGTCGAACGACTGTTGCCGGTGTCCAGGTAGCAGGTGCGGATTTCCCGGGCAAGGCGGTCAAAAATCACGCGGGCCTGGTGGTAGGCTTCCGAATCACCCTGCAACCGTTTCTGGGTGGTACTCAACGCCGAGAAGACACCATAAACAGTGGTCATGACCAGGCTGAGCAACATGATCGCCACCAGCACTTCGATCAGTGTAAAACCGGCGGATCTGTCAGTTGAACAGGAACGAGTCAAGTGTGACCTCTTCGTTGCGTGCTTCATCTCCCCACAGCACGGAAACCGTGACCTGTTGTACGCCTGAAACCGGCGTGGCACTGTAGACCACCTCCCAGCGATACTGCTGATAGGGGGCGTCCCATTGTCCTTTCTCGTCTGAGGTGTTCAGCTCGCCAAGACGTGATTCTGTCTCCAGTTCGCTCATTTTGTGCTGTGCGAGCATGGTTGCCGTGGTGATGCGCTGTACCTCTTCGTTGCTGAAAACACTGCGATTTGCCAGTGTCAGACAGGCAATCAGCGCCGTACCGACAATCACCAGCGCAATCATCACCTCAAGCAGGGTGAAGCCCTTCCGATCTGACAGGGGAGTGCCTTCACAAGCTGTCGGCATGGTCGAATTCATGGTAGCCTTCTTCAATTTCAGCCGTGCCGGTAAACGACAACAGGTGGATACTCAACTCGGCACCGTTGTCACGGCCTGTTTCCCGCAGGTGGATCGTGGTCTGCGGCAGCCATCCCTGAGTGTGGAAGGTGATGGTGACGGTGCCGGTCGTTGTTTTGCCGCGCTCGTCTACCCAGATATCCTTGATCGCGATGTTGGACGGTAGACGGTAGTGTTTCACCCGGCCTTCCGGGGTTTGCCATTCACCCAGGTCCGAAAGCTGCTCCACGGTGCACAGGTTGTCGTCAAGGTTGAACACCAGTCGGTGCTGTGTCGCCGTCAAGGCCGTTTCGTTAAACAGGTATTTGACGATGCCGGCCAGACGCCTGGCACTGTGGTTGAGATTATTCTCCGCCACGGATCCAAACAGGGGAATCGACAGCACGGTAAACAGGCTGATCAGAGCCAGAACAATGCTCAATTCAACCAGTGTAAAACCGCGGGAGTTATTCAATCTCCCAACTTTTAACGTCGGCATCACTGCCTTCCCCTCCCGGTTCGCCGTCGGCGCCGTAGGACAACAGATCGTAATCACCGTTAAGACCCGGACACAGATAGATATAGGTGCCGCCCCATGGATCGCTGGGGATTTTATCCATATAGCCGCCCTCGCGATACTTGATGGGGATACGTCCCGATTCCGGTTTCTGCACCAGCGCGATCAGCCCCTGCTCGGTGGAAGGAAAGATGCCGTTATCCAGCTTGTACAGCGCCAGGGCCGATTCAATGCCCTTGATTTGCACTTCTGCCTTGGTGCGTCGCGCTTCTTCCGGGCGATCCAGCAGTTTGGGAACAACAACACCGGCAAGGATGCCGAGAATGACAACGACAACCATAATTTCAATCAAGGTAAAACCACGCTGGTCGTGGTGGGTGACAGTGTTTCTTTTCATGGTGCGCAACTCCTTATAATCATGAATGACATCGCATGTTGACATGTGTATTGCCGGGGCAGAACGCTAATGGAGCCCCTCGCTGGCCTGGAAAATCGGCAGCAGCACCGCCAGGACAATGAAACCGATGATGCCGCCCATGGCCAGGATCATCAGAGGTTCCAGCAGTGACAGCAGCCCTGCCAGAGTAATTTCCACTTGGCGGTCCTGGCTGTCGGCCACTTTAACCAGCATCTCTTCCAGAGTGCCGCTACGCTCGCCAACAGCCGTCATCTGTGCCAGCAACGGCGGGAAGACACCGGAGCGTTTAAGCGGGTCGGCAAGGCTGGCCCCTTCGCGCACTTCGAGGGTGGTTTGTTCCACCGCCGTGCGCAGGACCTTGTTGCTCAGCAGCCCGCAGCTGATCTCCAGAGCCTTAAGCAGCGGAACGCCACTGTCCAGCAAGGTGCCCAATGTTCGGCTGAAGCGCGCTGTGGCGATTTCGCGTTGAATGCGACCGATCAGTGGCAGTTTTAATGTCCAGCCATCCAGTCTGAGTCGCCCCGCCTCACTTTTGCGATAACGCAGCAGAGCAAAGCCACCGCCAAAGACGACTAATGCCACTAACCAGCCATAGGTGGAAATCAGATCTGTAGTGGTAATCAGCACACGAGTCGGTAACGGCAGGGCCTGACCAAGATCGGTGAGCATACGGGTGATTTTAGGGACCACATAGCTGAGCAGAAACAGCAGGACGCCGACTCCGACAATGGCCATCAAGACCGGATAGGCCAGAGCGGAGACCGTGCGTGAGCGTAATCGCGCCTGCTCCTCGAGAAAGTCGGCCAGCCGCAACAAAACCTGATCGAGGGTGCCACTGTTTTCCCCCACTTCTACCATACGCTGGTAAAGGTCCGGGAACGCACGGCCCTGAATGGCCAGAGCCTGAAACAAAGAACTTCCCTGGCGGACCTCTTCACGAACTTGCGTGTACAGGCGGGCCTGGGCGGGATTTTCGACCTGTTCCACCACGGATTGCAATGCTTCATCCAGCGGTACACCCGCCTGAAGCAGGGTCGCCAGAAGGCGGGTGGTGGTGGCCAGATCGTTGACCGGCAGTTTTGAACGGCGTGGCAGTGACCAGCGCTGTTTGCTGACGGCCTTCTGCTGCTCTTCCAGGGTACTGACATAGATCCCCTGATCGCGCAGTTTTTCCAGGGCGGAGCGTTTGCTGCTGGCTTCAAGACTGCCTTTGCTGCTTTTCCCCCGTTGGTTGAATCCGGTGTAGTCGAAAAGCGCCACGCTTATGCCTCCTCCTGGGTAACCCGGATCACTTCTTCAAGGGTGGTGACACCCTGGCGGGCTTTCTCCAGTCCGGCCTGACGCAATGGCACCATGCCTTGACCGATGGCGGTCTGGCGGATCGACGCGGAATCAATGTTGGCCAGCAATTGGGCGCGGATCGCTTCGCTCATGGTGAGTAATTCGTAAATGCCGCTGCGGCCACGGTAGCCGATGTTCATGCATTTGTCGCAGCCACGTCCACGGTAAAAGGTGTGCGAGGCTCCGGGATCAAGGCCGATTTGAGAAAGGATGCTGGCTTCCGGCTGATAGGCTTCGCGGCAGTGGGGACAGATGGTACGCACCAAACGTTGGGCAAGAATGCCGACAATCGATGATGCGGCCAGAAACGGTTCAATACCCATCTCCACCAGGCGGGTCAGACCACCGGCGGCGTCATTGGTGTGCAGGGTAGAAAACACCATGTGTCCGGTCAGTGCCGATTGCACGGCAATTTCCGCGGTTTCATGGTCGCGAATTTCACCGACCATGATGATGTCCGGGTCTTGGCGCAGAATGGAGCGCAGGCCATTGGCAAAGGTCAGGTCGATTTTGGCATTGACCTGAATTTGTCCGACACCGGCCAGTTGATACTCGATAGGATCTTCAACAGTGATGATGTTCTTTTCCCGGTCATTGAGACGGCTCAGCGCGGCATAAAGCGTGGTGGTTTTACCACTACCGGTCGGGCCGGTGACCAGAAAGACACCATGCGGTTTGGTGATCTGTTTTTGCAGTTGTCCCAGCAGCTCCGCTTCCATGCCGATGTCTTCAAGCGACAGCACACTGGTGCTTTTGTCGAGCAAGCGCAGGACGATCCGTTCGCCAAAGGCAGTGGGCAGGGAAGAAACACGCACATCGACATCCTTGGCCGCGATGCGTACCCGGAAGCGACCATCCTGAGGAAGACGTTTTTCGGCGATATTGAGCCCGGCCATGATCTTCAGGCGTGAGATGATGCTGGCGGTGGCGCGAAACGGCGGACGCAGGACTTCATAGAGCAGACCGTCGATCCGGTAACGCACCACCAGTTCGGTCTCGAACGGCTCGATATGAATATCACTGGCGCGTTCTTTATACGCCTGGGTGATCAGGCTGTTGACGAAGCGGATAATCGGTGCTTCATCGTTGCTGTCGAGCAGGTCTGCCGGTTCAAGATTACGGACAAAATCGTCATCGCTGTCGCCGATATCGCTGACCATGTCGTGGGCGGCACCGGCGTGGGTTTCATAACTGCGGTTGATCAGCGCGGTGATCTCTTCTTTCGCCGCCAGGCAGGGCTCGACACGAACTCCGGCCAGGGTGGCCAGGTCATTGATGGCGTTGCGGTCGAAAGGGTCAGCCATGAGCAGTTTCAACTGCCGCTCGTCGCGCGAGAAAGGGATGACCACATGCTGACGCGCATAGGCCAGTGGAATCAGGCTGAGCAGTTCCTCAGAGCTGATCACCTCGGGCAGCGTGTCATGGTGTTCCAATCCCAATTGTTCTGCCAGGGCCTGGCTGACTTGCTGTGCTGTCACGGCCTGTTGTTGAACGAGCAGTTCACCAATGCGTTGATGGCTTTCCTGCTGGTGTTCCAGTGCGGCATTGAGAGCGTCATCACTCAGTCCGAAGCGCTGTTGCAGGATCTCTCCAAGAAGGGGCGCTACAGCCATAATCAGTTCTGCTCCGTTTTATCGTCGTCGCCATCCCGTTCATTTTTGATGCGGTCAAATGTCTCGCGGTTGACGTTGGTGATGGCGGACAGTTCCTCCATTTTGTCAATGATGGTCGGCGTGATGAACACCAGCAGATTGGTTTTGGTCTCTTCTGCGGTTTTCGATTTAAACAGCCAGCCCAGTAACGGAATATCACCGAGCAGCGGAACCTTGGTAATGGATTCCTGGGTGTTGGTGGAGATCAGGCCACCCAGAACGACGGTTTGGCCGCTGCGGGCGAGAACCGTATTGGACAACTTGCGGGTGGTGAAGGTCGGACCCACTTCATTGACGTTGCCGATGGTGGCTGAATTGTCAGTGCTGTCGATGTCAGTGGATTCCTGATAAATGTTAAGCCGCACCAGATCACCTTCGCTGATCTGCGGCGTGAAACGCAGGGTCAGGGCCACATCCTTACGTTCAACGGAAACCGTAGTGTCATTGCTGTCACCGTCATCGGTGCTTTTGGTGATGATCGGCACATTGCGGCCGACAATAATTTCCGCCTCTTCATTGTCTGATGTGAGCAGGCGTGGTGCCGACAGGATGTTGACGTCACCATCGGTTTTGGACAGCTGCAACAGGGCTGAAAATGCCGGGATGCTGATGACATCGCCGTTTTTATCGGTGTAACTGATCAGCTTACTGAAGCCGCCGGCAAGAATGCCCTGAACGGAATTGGTCAACAGGTCGGCGCTCACTGCCTGTTCCATGTTGGTGCTGACACCAATAACCCCCTCATCACCAACCTCGAAGCCGCCTTGCAGACCAAGACCGAGTTTCTGGGTGGCATCCATGGAGAGTTCCATAATCAGCGCCTCGACGTAGACCTGTTTGCGGCGAATGTCGAGTTGACGGATGATGTCCTTGATGACCACATAATCTTCTGCGGTGGCATTGATAATCAAGGCATTGGTCGGCTTATCCGCTGAAACGGTCACGCTGGTCTGAATCGCTGCCGCTGGGGTTGTGCCTTTGTTGGCTGCTGCCGCTGCCGATGCCGCCGGTTTCTTGATGCCGGTGAGGATCTCATTGAGGGTGATGCTCAGCTCTTCAGCGTCGGCATTTTCTAAATAGTAGAGGTTGATCCGGGCATGCTGCTGAGTGGGTTCTTTATCCAGCTCGGCCACCAGATTGAGAATTGTTGCCATATCGTCGGAGGTGGCCATCACTACCAGACGATTGGTGCGCTCGTAGGCGATCACTTTGCTGGTGGCATCCGTGGTGCTGGTTGTGACATTTTTGGTCGCCCGGCGGCGTGCTGTATTTTTATTGGTGCCGTTGGTCAAAATATCATTACAGATCGTGGCGGTCTCTTTAGCGTCGGCAAATTGCAGGGGGATGACTTGCATGTCCTGCAACGCCCCAGGCACATCCAGTTGGCTGATGATCGTGGTCAGGCGCTTGATGTTGGACGCACTGTCGGAGATGATCAGCATGTTGGAAGGCTCATAGACCACAACATTGCTGGTCTTCGGCATCAGTGGGCTGAGAATCGATTCTGCAATGTCGGCGGCGTTGATGTGCTTCAGGGCAATCATGCGGGTGACGAATTGATCCTGAGCCAGACTGCTCGTCAAGGTGGGCAGATTGCTCTCCTTGGCAGTTTTGATCGGCACAATCTTGTTGGTTTTGCCCGAAGGGACAACGGTATAGCCTTTGACGTTGAGGACGGTGAGAAAGAGCTGATACGCCTCATTGACCGACATCTGCTGTGAGGAGATGATTGTCGCTTTGCCACGAATGGTGTCGTCGTAGACAAAGTTTTTTCCGGTCAGTTCGCTGATGGTGCGAATCAGGTCCGTGAGTTCGATATCTTTGAAGTCGAGGGTTATGCCGACTCCGTCAGTTTGCGCCTGACTGGTGGCCGTCAACGGTCCGGTCAGTAGCATGGAACTC
This is a stretch of genomic DNA from uncultured Desulfuromonas sp.. It encodes these proteins:
- the gspF gene encoding type II secretion system inner membrane protein GspF, translated to MALFDYTGFNQRGKSSKGSLEASSKRSALEKLRDQGIYVSTLEEQQKAVSKQRWSLPRRSKLPVNDLATTTRLLATLLQAGVPLDEALQSVVEQVENPAQARLYTQVREEVRQGSSLFQALAIQGRAFPDLYQRMVEVGENSGTLDQVLLRLADFLEEQARLRSRTVSALAYPVLMAIVGVGVLLFLLSYVVPKITRMLTDLGQALPLPTRVLITTTDLISTYGWLVALVVFGGGFALLRYRKSEAGRLRLDGWTLKLPLIGRIQREIATARFSRTLGTLLDSGVPLLKALEISCGLLSNKVLRTAVEQTTLEVREGASLADPLKRSGVFPPLLAQMTAVGERSGTLEEMLVKVADSQDRQVEITLAGLLSLLEPLMILAMGGIIGFIVLAVLLPIFQASEGLH
- a CDS encoding prepilin-type N-terminal cleavage/methylation domain-containing protein, whose amino-acid sequence is MPTLKVGRLNNSRGFTLVELSIVLALISLFTVLSIPLFGSVAENNLNHSARRLAGIVKYLFNETALTATQHRLVFNLDDNLCTVEQLSDLGEWQTPEGRVKHYRLPSNIAIKDIWVDERGKTTTGTVTITFHTQGWLPQTTIHLRETGRDNGAELSIHLLSFTGTAEIEEGYHEFDHADSL
- the gspE gene encoding type II secretion system ATPase GspE — encoded protein: MAVAPLLGEILQQRFGLSDDALNAALEHQQESHQRIGELLVQQQAVTAQQVSQALAEQLGLEHHDTLPEVISSEELLSLIPLAYARQHVVIPFSRDERQLKLLMADPFDRNAINDLATLAGVRVEPCLAAKEEITALINRSYETHAGAAHDMVSDIGDSDDDFVRNLEPADLLDSNDEAPIIRFVNSLITQAYKERASDIHIEPFETELVVRYRIDGLLYEVLRPPFRATASIISRLKIMAGLNIAEKRLPQDGRFRVRIAAKDVDVRVSSLPTAFGERIVLRLLDKSTSVLSLEDIGMEAELLGQLQKQITKPHGVFLVTGPTGSGKTTTLYAALSRLNDREKNIITVEDPIEYQLAGVGQIQVNAKIDLTFANGLRSILRQDPDIIMVGEIRDHETAEIAVQSALTGHMVFSTLHTNDAAGGLTRLVEMGIEPFLAASSIVGILAQRLVRTICPHCREAYQPEASILSQIGLDPGASHTFYRGRGCDKCMNIGYRGRSGIYELLTMSEAIRAQLLANIDSASIRQTAIGQGMVPLRQAGLEKARQGVTTLEEVIRVTQEEA
- the gspG gene encoding type II secretion system major pseudopilin GspG, producing MKRNTVTHHDQRGFTLIEIMVVVVILGILAGVVVPKLLDRPEEARRTKAEVQIKGIESALALYKLDNGIFPSTEQGLIALVQKPESGRIPIKYREGGYMDKIPSDPWGGTYIYLCPGLNGDYDLLSYGADGEPGGEGSDADVKSWEIE
- a CDS encoding GspJ family type II secretion system protein, producing the protein MTRSCSTDRSAGFTLIEVLVAIMLLSLVMTTVYGVFSALSTTQKRLQGDSEAYHQARVIFDRLAREIRTCYLDTGNSRSTFSSGIDSLGQPYLEFASTSVLTTGHTPGGVSHVRYALETDLGQSVGTLYRSAQPLYMTDEVARRQRMSNQITRISWRFYDGNDWQDEWDSSITRTLPQTVEMQIVVHSATGQDVELMTAFDLTMPKVER
- the gspD gene encoding type II secretion system secretin GspD, translated to MLIRKFTSAVVFLLLSSMLLTGPLTATSQAQTDGVGITLDFKDIELTDLIRTISELTGKNFVYDDTIRGKATIISSQQMSVNEAYQLFLTVLNVKGYTVVPSGKTNKIVPIKTAKESNLPTLTSSLAQDQFVTRMIALKHINAADIAESILSPLMPKTSNVVVYEPSNMLIISDSASNIKRLTTIISQLDVPGALQDMQVIPLQFADAKETATICNDILTNGTNKNTARRRATKNVTTSTTDATSKVIAYERTNRLVVMATSDDMATILNLVAELDKEPTQQHARINLYYLENADAEELSITLNEILTGIKKPAASAAAAANKGTTPAAAIQTSVTVSADKPTNALIINATAEDYVVIKDIIRQLDIRRKQVYVEALIMELSMDATQKLGLGLQGGFEVGDEGVIGVSTNMEQAVSADLLTNSVQGILAGGFSKLISYTDKNGDVISIPAFSALLQLSKTDGDVNILSAPRLLTSDNEEAEIIVGRNVPIITKSTDDGDSNDTTVSVERKDVALTLRFTPQISEGDLVRLNIYQESTDIDSTDNSATIGNVNEVGPTFTTRKLSNTVLARSGQTVVLGGLISTNTQESITKVPLLGDIPLLGWLFKSKTAEETKTNLLVFITPTIIDKMEELSAITNVNRETFDRIKNERDGDDDKTEQN
- a CDS encoding prepilin-type N-terminal cleavage/methylation domain-containing protein, with the protein product MNSTMPTACEGTPLSDRKGFTLLEVMIALVIVGTALIACLTLANRSVFSNEEVQRITTATMLAQHKMSELETESRLGELNTSDEKGQWDAPYQQYRWEVVYSATPVSGVQQVTVSVLWGDEARNEEVTLDSFLFN